A single window of Syntrophotalea acetylenica DNA harbors:
- a CDS encoding hotdog domain-containing protein, producing the protein MLSPLQTSFTKVLSLTSDEALKRRFMVLDVPIQANMRFGLLLEVLDKVAEEAALNYVNQFFPDARVVTAAIDNIIIRHVTDMSRDVHFKARINHVGRSSLEIGIRVEQPGVPVRHIASCYFTMVARSGMGEGAVSVALPGLDYGEDIEQQRADKALQRRKEYKQQQARLNEPPSREEFQMLTDLHAAQDDPGFKGLLAGKLTADAWERMYPEQENVPKKIFGGYLIRRAYELSSICSEQIAPNRPIAAAVNRINFFHPVRMGDTLHYTTRVVYTKGSFICVEANIERISRDKTTKALSNSCLFTFVNVDDDLQQQPVPQVYPTNYGEDARYLMAHRSSQTLIAEGANDLS; encoded by the coding sequence ATGCTCAGTCCATTGCAAACATCTTTCACCAAGGTTCTTTCCCTTACCAGCGATGAGGCTTTGAAGCGGCGCTTCATGGTTTTGGATGTACCGATTCAGGCCAACATGCGCTTCGGCCTGCTGCTGGAGGTTCTCGACAAGGTGGCGGAAGAGGCCGCACTCAACTACGTCAACCAATTTTTCCCGGATGCTCGAGTAGTCACGGCGGCTATCGACAATATCATTATCCGTCATGTCACCGACATGTCACGGGACGTGCACTTCAAGGCGCGTATCAACCACGTCGGCCGCTCCTCCCTGGAAATCGGCATTCGTGTCGAGCAACCCGGCGTCCCGGTGCGTCATATTGCTTCCTGTTACTTCACCATGGTCGCTCGTTCGGGAATGGGCGAAGGAGCGGTGAGCGTTGCCCTGCCCGGCCTGGACTATGGTGAGGATATCGAGCAACAGCGGGCCGACAAGGCTCTACAACGGCGCAAGGAATACAAGCAGCAGCAGGCGCGTCTGAACGAGCCGCCCAGTCGTGAGGAATTCCAGATGCTCACCGACCTGCATGCGGCCCAGGATGACCCTGGTTTCAAAGGTCTGCTAGCGGGAAAATTGACCGCCGACGCCTGGGAACGCATGTACCCGGAACAGGAAAACGTGCCGAAAAAGATTTTCGGTGGATACCTGATCCGTCGCGCCTACGAACTGTCGTCCATCTGCTCCGAGCAGATAGCCCCCAATCGCCCTATTGCCGCGGCGGTCAACCGCATCAACTTTTTTCACCCGGTACGCATGGGCGACACCCTGCACTACACCACCCGTGTGGTCTATACCAAAGGCAGCTTTATCTGTGTCGAAGCGAACATCGAGCGCATCAGTCGAGACAAGACCACCAAGGCTCTGTCAAACTCCTGTCTGTTCACCTTTGTCAATGTCGATGATGACCTGCAGCAACAACCGGTACCCCAGGTCTATCCCACCAACTACGGCGAAGATGCCCGCTACCTTATGGCCCATCGCAGCAGCCAGACCCTAATCGCGGAGGGGGCAAACGATCTGAGCTGA
- a CDS encoding nitroreductase family protein, translating into MCISHGQNSTLVNIEQRRSIRSFTDKLVPDEHLMTILRAANQAPSAHNQQSWKFIVIRGKRKNELVGLVGAKAGEFPRAAAVLLRMAARSINSAPVVIVVANTGKLIGHGTELFQVEKDQALDFFKTMEIQSSAAAIQNLLVAAASLGLATVWLGILFLIKDEVLRLMGEQEGEFMAVVPLGYAAKDVKEPKKINFDMMVKWLE; encoded by the coding sequence ATGTGTATTTCACATGGTCAGAACAGTACATTGGTGAATATTGAGCAGCGTCGCAGTATTCGTTCTTTTACGGATAAACTTGTTCCCGACGAGCATCTGATGACCATTTTGCGTGCAGCCAATCAGGCGCCTTCGGCTCACAATCAGCAGTCCTGGAAATTTATCGTTATTCGCGGTAAGCGCAAAAACGAACTTGTCGGCCTGGTAGGCGCCAAAGCTGGAGAGTTTCCAAGAGCGGCAGCAGTTTTGTTGCGCATGGCAGCCAGAAGCATCAATTCAGCACCAGTGGTTATTGTCGTGGCCAATACCGGAAAATTGATTGGACATGGCACCGAACTGTTCCAGGTCGAAAAGGATCAGGCGCTGGATTTTTTCAAAACAATGGAGATACAAAGTTCGGCGGCGGCGATCCAAAATCTGCTGGTTGCGGCCGCCTCCCTTGGTTTGGCGACGGTATGGCTTGGGATTTTGTTTCTAATAAAAGATGAGGTGCTACGTCTTATGGGGGAGCAGGAAGGAGAGTTCATGGCGGTAGTCCCCTTGGGGTATGCGGCCAAGGATGTCAAGGAACCAAAAAAAATCAATTTTGACATGATGGTGAAGTGGTTGGAATAA